The genomic window GgagcaccccagcccctgcctctgcctgtgtCCCCCGGGGACCCCAGTGACACCCCCTGGAGGAGgggcccccccatcccccccatgGAGGTGAGGGCCACAGTGGGCGGTGGGGCAtggcatggggcaggggggaagggCCAGACCCCACCCCCACCGTCCCTCTGCTCCATAGGAGGACGCAGAGCTGGTGGAGCTGGAGACAGCACCCGAGGCTGGGGTGACGGGCGTCACCGTGGCCTGTGACCGCCACGGCCTCTACATCACCAAGGCGCCCAAATCCCTGCGCATCCACCAAGGTGGGGAATCCCTGAAACCCACCCGGATTTGAGGTGGGGATGGCACTCAGGGTGACAGCCCCTATGGCCCCTATAGGTGACCGGCTCCTCAGCGCCAGGGTTTTCTTCGAGGGGTCCCCCCCTGAGGACGTCGTGCGGGTGCTGGAGGGTGCCAGGTCCTGCAAGGTCTCGCTCTGCCTCCAGCGTCAGGTGCCCGGAACCCGCGTCCTCCTTGGcggcaccagcaccagcagcgAGGGACACCAGGGGAAGGTGGCCAGGCTGGTAGGTCCCTATGGATGCAGGACAGGGATGCGGGATGCTGGGGGGGCCCTATGGAtgcagcaggagggatgcaggATGCTCGGGGGGGCCCTATGGATGCAGGACAGGGATGCGGGATGCTGGGGGGGCCCTATGGATGCAGGTCCAGGAATGCAGGATGCTCGGGGGGGTCCTATGGATGCAGGACAGGGATGCGGGATGCTGGGGGGGCCCTATGGAtgcagcaggagggatgcaggATGGTCAGGGAGTCCTTGTGGATGCAGGACAGAGAtgtgggatgctgggggggCCCTATGAAtgcagcaggagggatgcaggATGCTTGGGGGGCCCTATGGATGCAGGACAGGGATGCGAGATGCTGGGGGGGGCCTATGGGTGCAGGACAGGGATGTGGAATGGTTGGGGGTGCCCTATGGATGCAGTGGGAGGAATGCAGGATGCTCGGGGGGGTCCTATGGATGCAGGACAGGGATGCGGGATGCTGGGGGGGCCCTATGGATGCAGGTCCAGGAATGCAGGATGCTCGGGGGGGTCCTATGGATGCAGGACCAGGGATGCGGGATGCTCAGGGGGCCCCTATGGATGCAGCACCACGGATGCAGGATGCTCGGGGCTCCCTATGGATGTACACCGGGTGCGGTTGGTGCCAGGTCCCATCTCCCTCACACCCAGAGCATCCCGATCCTGACACCCTCCAAGAAgccgctgccagcacctgccACAGTGAGCACGGCACCTGCCAGCGCTGTGGCCGTGGAGTTTGCCCTTCCCAAGCTCCCCAAGCTGGTGAAGAGCCAGAGCACTGCCAAACCGGCACCAACACCCACATCCACctcagtgctgccagcagcagagcccaaGCGGCCGCGTGCAACGCCATCCCGGTTAACGGTGAAGGAAGCAGCGGCTGGCAAAACACCAGTGATGGAGGAGCCACCAGTGAAACCGGAGGTTCCTGCCATTGCTGCCAAGGTGCCGGCAGGTACCAGCGCCCGGTTACCGGCCGTGGAGGTGGCAGCACCCAAAGTCACCGTGGGGCTGAGCCTCGCTGGCGCAGCACTGCCAGCCACCCCTCAAGCCAAGGAGCCTGCATTACGGCTGCCGCGGTTGGAGGTGGCCGTGCCAGCATTGCCGCTGCCGGCAGTGATGCCGGAGCCCAGCACAACCATAAATCAACCCCAAATCAAGCTGGGGGAGGGAGACACCCCTGGAAGCAGCCGTaagggtggggggagcccaGTGCCGAAAATCAAGCTGCCGAATTTCGGCACAGCTCCAGTAGAGGATGAGGAGGGATACGCCAGCACACGACGGGGGTTTGCCGGCATCCGTGTCCCCTCCATCGCCATTGCCgtccccagtgctgctgtggaGCTGGTCCCTGAGCTCGGCATGCCCAAATCAGAGCCGGCCATCGCTGGTGGGCAACCACAGTTGGAGGTGAAGCTGCCGGTGCGGCGGTTGGAGTCGCCACCGGCAGCACCGTCTCAGTTGACCTTCCCGGCAACGGTGGTGCCGTCCATTGATATCACTGTGCCGCGTGTTGGTGTGGGTTTGGCATTGCCAGCAGGTGCCAGTGCTGCAGCGGTGCCAGATGAGGGGGATGCCGCAGTGATGCCGGACGTGGCAGCTAGGTTTGCCAAAGGGCTCCGAAAGCTCAGCCTGGAGCTGGAGCCCACAGCTCCACTGCCAGCAGTGGAAATCACCACCCCGGCACGGCTCACTGGGGACGTGCCGGCAACTGGCgccaaacccaaaccccccaaaTTCACCCTGCCGCGGTTCGGGTTGTCCCTCACAAAGGGGGAGGGACAAATGGGGGCTGATGGCAACAGGTATCCCCTGGCATCCCAGGGCACAGCCGCACCAGCACCGCCCAGCATCGCCATCACCGGTCCCACAGTGGCGTTAGACCTGGCTTTGGGGACGGTTGGTGCCACCGGTGCCGGGGTCAAGCTGAAGGTCCCCAAATTATCCCTGGCACCTTTCGGTGTCAAGGATAGGGACAAGGGTGCTGGCAGTGAGGAGGGTTCCCAGGATGCTGGTGCACTGATGAAGCTGCCACGGTTGGGAATCAGGGGGTCAGGGGGGCATGATGGGAAGTCAGCAGAACCAGGGttccctgggaccccccggcTTTGGGTACCACAGGTGGGCATCACCCTGCCAGCAACAGGCAGCCGACGCGTGCTGTCGTTGCCTAAACTCCCTGCTGGACCAGAGCTGGGTGGGGGGGTGAAGTTGCCAAAATTTGGGGGATCCAGCCCTGATATCCGCATCCGGGCAGACCCCAAAATGATGAGACATGGGGGAAGCGCCGAGAGCTTGAGCTTTGGCATGGCAGGAAGGAAGATGCTGGAGTCTCCCAGCACGATCCGGTTGAAGCTGAAAACCAAGGGGGCAACGGGTGATGGGGAGGTGCAACCATTGACCCCCCGGTTCACCATCCCCACTGTGGGTTTCACTATGCCAGTAAAACAACGGGAGGATCCAGTAAGCCAGAAGATACCGAAACCCACCAGCATGACAGCGTTGAAGGTGCCGGTGTTGGAGTTGGCACCACcagggatggatgggatggagGAGACCACCAGGAAGGATATGGCACCGGGACGCCAGTCTAGGGTCAAACTGCCAAAATTCGGTGCAGGTTTTGCTGGGAGCGGGTTGGAAGGTGaggggaggatgaggatgggcGGCGTGAAGAAGGCAGTGTTGGTGTTGGTGAagccaaaagagaaaagagaagacaaccGTGTGGTGGACTCCCATCCCCACATCAACGGGGAAGCGGCAGGCAAGGCCCGGCGACGGCGGTGG from Ciconia boyciana chromosome 33, ASM3463844v1, whole genome shotgun sequence includes these protein-coding regions:
- the PRX gene encoding periaxin, yielding MEEDAELVELETAPEAGVTGVTVACDRHGLYITKAPKSLRIHQGDRLLSARVFFEGSPPEDVVRVLEGARSCKVSLCLQRQVPGTRVLLGGTSTSSEGHQGKVARLSIPILTPSKKPLPAPATVSTAPASAVAVEFALPKLPKLVKSQSTAKPAPTPTSTSVLPAAEPKRPRATPSRLTVKEAAAGKTPVMEEPPVKPEVPAIAAKVPAGTSARLPAVEVAAPKVTVGLSLAGAALPATPQAKEPALRLPRLEVAVPALPLPAVMPEPSTTINQPQIKLGEGDTPGSSRKGGGSPVPKIKLPNFGTAPVEDEEGYASTRRGFAGIRVPSIAIAVPSAAVELVPELGMPKSEPAIAGGQPQLEVKLPVRRLESPPAAPSQLTFPATVVPSIDITVPRVGVGLALPAGASAAAVPDEGDAAVMPDVAARFAKGLRKLSLELEPTAPLPAVEITTPARLTGDVPATGAKPKPPKFTLPRFGLSLTKGEGQMGADGNRYPLASQGTAAPAPPSIAITGPTVALDLALGTVGATGAGVKLKVPKLSLAPFGVKDRDKGAGSEEGSQDAGALMKLPRLGIRGSGGHDGKSAEPGFPGTPRLWVPQVGITLPATGSRRVLSLPKLPAGPELGGGVKLPKFGGSSPDIRIRADPKMMRHGGSAESLSFGMAGRKMLESPSTIRLKLKTKGATGDGEVQPLTPRFTIPTVGFTMPVKQREDPVSQKIPKPTSMTALKVPVLELAPPGMDGMEETTRKDMAPGRQSRVKLPKFGAGFAGSGLEGEGRMRMGGVKKAVLVLVKPKEKREDNRVVDSHPHINGEAAGKARRRRWVPKVGFSPGGSPPEPPITQPKEGKMRLPNVELSPGDPEFNQRPVMMEVTPRFNLGGVRGEGTPKFHLPKLALSPQPCGER